One Williamwhitmania sp. genomic window, TGCTCTAAGAATACTGCCAGAGCTATATTGGCTATACAACAAGGGAAGAGCCTATTCGGTTTAAAATCGGCAAATACTAAAGCCTAAAAGTTGTAGCTGCTATTCATAAAATTTAACGCAGGTAAGGCATCTCCATCAAAACCGAACAGGGCTCGAGCCTCCATTTCGCCACCCCAAGGCGTATTCTGGTAGTCGGGAGCCCAATACTGCACACCCACGCCGCCGCCATCAATTACCGCTTGGGTAAAGTCCTTCATAAACTGGTATTGCCCTGACAATGTATAGGGATATCCCACTATTGGATTGAAGGAGATTGGGTAGCCCGTGGCATCAACACCGGACCAATAGTAAGCAACTTCCACAATGATTACGGGCTTGCCGTATACTTCGGTAATGTGCCGAATGGTGGCAGCTACACCTGTCACATTGGTTAGCTGGGAGTTTGAACTAAGATAGTTGAAGTAGTAGGAGAAACCAACCATATCGAAATCGGTAACCCCAGCTTGCATAATGCCATTAAGCCACCAATCAGCAATATCTAAGCTGCTGCAGTGCAGAATTATCTTAGGTTTAATGGTAGAGGTAAGTGAAAAGTCGCGAACCGCCCTAATACCGGAATTGAGCAGCTGGGCAAAAGAGGTAAAATCGCTATCGACAACCTTCCCTGTGGGCCACAGCATGCCGTTGCTAACCTCATTGCCAATTTGAATCATTTCGGGAACTAGAGACTTGCTCTTTAGCTCATTCAAAACCCTAAGGGTGTAGCTATAAACACTGTCGGACATGGCAGCCACATCACCATTGCAGCTCTGCCAAGCGGCGGGAGTAGACTGGTTTCCCGGATCAGCCCAGCAGTCGGAGTAGTGCAAATCAAGATTCACCGCTAAATGCAAAGCCTTTGCTCGTGCAATTAGCGCTTCCACATTGGCTAACCGAGCATAAACATCCGTTCCACCCGAACCATTCACGCAAGTTTGTGGGTTAACAAACAGCCGAATCCTCACCGTATTGCAGCCATAGTCCCTAAATAGGATGAACTCGTCCTTCACCTTTCCGGAA contains:
- a CDS encoding glycosyl hydrolase 53 family protein gives rise to the protein MKYSSILTFYRLLYTGIVVATLLTSCKKEEGSTIPPSQKSSYAWDKFSMGADLSYATQMANNGYTFRDSGKVKDEFILFRDYGCNTVRIRLFVNPQTCVNGSGGTDVYARLANVEALIARAKALHLAVNLDLHYSDCWADPGNQSTPAAWQSCNGDVAAMSDSVYSYTLRVLNELKSKSLVPEMIQIGNEVSNGMLWPTGKVVDSDFTSFAQLLNSGIRAVRDFSLTSTIKPKIILHCSSLDIADWWLNGIMQAGVTDFDMVGFSYYFNYLSSNSQLTNVTGVAATIRHITEVYGKPVIIVEVAYYWSGVDATGYPISFNPIVGYPYTLSGQYQFMKDFTQAVIDGGGVGVQYWAPDYQNTPWGGEMEARALFGFDGDALPALNFMNSSYNF